The genomic DNA TCCAAGCATTTTTAATGTCTTGATAGGCGGTATCTTGATTAAGCACCCGTTTTTTCAAATCAGCCAAACGCGCGCTTTCTTCCAAGGCAGCTTGATAACGGCCCTGCTCTTCCAGTTGTTGTTTGATTTTCAAATAGGCGGGGAGCAAATAAATCACATCTAAGGCAGCATATTCCAATTGCGAAGCCCGCAATGGTCTGGCTAACCAATCGGTGCGAGACTCACCTTTGTCCAATTCAATGTTTAATTCCGTGGCGATAAAGCGCTGGTAACCAAGGCTTATACCATGGCCAAGAAAAGCCGCTCCAATCTGAGTATCAAATACACTTAAGCCAAATTGACCACTCAGCCGCTGAATAATTTCTAAGTCTTCGCCAAAAGCATGTAATACCCAATGGTGGCGAGCCAGAGCTTGCCACAGCGGCGCCATGTCGAGTTCAAGAGGGTCAAGCAAATAACACTGCTGACCATCGTAAATCTGCAGTAGGCCCAACTGAGCATAATAGGTACGAGTACGAACAAACTCGGTATCAATGGCTAGCACCATAGGCGCCTGCTCATTCAACAAACGTAGCAAAGGCGCTAATTGCGCCTCTGTTACTATCATTTCAAAATTTACGTCAGCCAAAATCAAGGCGTCCTAAGGGATAGCATAGAATAATGCCACCATTTTACGGTTTATCCCTGCTCGCGCAAGGCTCGGCGTAAGATCTTGCCCACATTGGTCTTGGGAAGCTCATCTCTGAACTCTACCAGTTTCGGTACTTTGTAAGCCGTTAAAAACTCACGACAATATTCAATTA from Agarivorans gilvus includes the following:
- the rnd gene encoding ribonuclease D encodes the protein MADVNFEMIVTEAQLAPLLRLLNEQAPMVLAIDTEFVRTRTYYAQLGLLQIYDGQQCYLLDPLELDMAPLWQALARHHWVLHAFGEDLEIIQRLSGQFGLSVFDTQIGAAFLGHGISLGYQRFIATELNIELDKGESRTDWLARPLRASQLEYAALDVIYLLPAYLKIKQQLEEQGRYQAALEESARLADLKKRVLNQDTAYQDIKNAWKLSPQQLAVLKTLSAWRVQQAMSRDLAINNVVHADTLWALARYQPSSMAQLQGLGLPAQELRIHGTRLLKLIKQAKQTKTADFPAPIKRIVDYPGYKKAIQELKKVVATVAEESGLPEDVLASKKMLNQYLSWCWKENRQAEELPLLLTGWRQPLFANRVDQVA